The Streptomyces sp. HSG2 genome has a segment encoding these proteins:
- the cimA gene encoding citramalate synthase: MTAPRALDDAFHVFDTTLRDGAQREGVNLTVADKLAIARHLDDFGVGFVEGGWPGANPRDTEFFARARREITFRHARLVAFGATRRAGTTAAEDAQVEALLRSEAPVVTLVAKAHVRHVEVALRTTPEENLEMVRDTVRHLTSRGRRVFVDCEHFFDGYRADPEYAKEVVRAAAGAGADVVVLCDTNGGMLPAQVRAVVATVLADTGARLGVHAQDDAGCAVANTLAAVDAGATHVQCTANGYGERVGNADLFPVVAALELKYGKRVLPEGRLREATRISHAIAEIANFTPPTHQPYVGVSAFAHKAGLHASAIKVDPDLYQHIDPERVGNTMRTLVSDMAGRASVELKGRELGIDLGDDRELVGRVVARVKERESAGYTYEAADASFELLLRAEVAGGPLRYFRTESWRAIAEDRPDGSHANEATVKLWAKGERIVATAEGNGPVNALDRALRVALERIHPELVRLDLVDYKVRILEGRHGTQSTTRVLITTSDGEAEWSTVGVADNVIAASWQALEDAYTYGLLRAGVVPTG; the protein is encoded by the coding sequence ATGACCGCACCCCGTGCTCTCGACGACGCGTTCCACGTCTTCGACACCACCCTGCGCGACGGCGCGCAGCGCGAAGGCGTCAACCTCACGGTGGCGGACAAGTTGGCCATCGCCCGCCACCTCGACGACTTCGGCGTGGGGTTCGTCGAGGGCGGTTGGCCCGGCGCCAACCCTCGTGACACCGAGTTCTTCGCCCGGGCCCGGCGGGAGATCACGTTCCGCCACGCCCGGCTTGTCGCCTTCGGAGCCACCCGCCGCGCCGGAACCACCGCCGCCGAGGACGCGCAGGTCGAGGCGCTCCTGCGATCCGAGGCCCCGGTGGTCACGCTGGTGGCCAAGGCTCACGTCCGTCACGTCGAGGTGGCCCTGCGCACCACCCCGGAGGAGAACCTGGAGATGGTCCGCGACACGGTCCGGCATCTCACCTCGCGAGGCCGAAGGGTCTTCGTCGACTGCGAGCACTTCTTCGACGGATATCGCGCCGACCCCGAGTACGCCAAAGAGGTCGTTCGCGCGGCGGCCGGTGCGGGCGCCGATGTCGTGGTGCTGTGCGACACCAATGGGGGGATGCTGCCGGCGCAGGTACGGGCGGTGGTCGCCACAGTGCTGGCCGACACCGGCGCCCGGCTCGGCGTCCACGCCCAGGACGACGCCGGGTGTGCCGTCGCCAACACCCTCGCCGCCGTCGACGCGGGCGCCACGCACGTCCAGTGCACGGCCAACGGCTACGGGGAACGCGTCGGGAACGCCGATCTCTTCCCGGTCGTCGCGGCGCTGGAGCTGAAGTACGGCAAGCGCGTGCTGCCCGAGGGGCGGTTGCGGGAGGCGACACGGATCTCGCACGCCATCGCCGAGATCGCCAACTTCACCCCGCCCACCCACCAGCCCTACGTCGGCGTGTCCGCGTTCGCGCACAAGGCCGGACTGCACGCCTCCGCCATCAAGGTGGACCCCGACCTGTACCAGCACATCGACCCCGAGCGGGTCGGCAACACGATGCGGACGTTGGTGTCCGACATGGCCGGGCGCGCCTCCGTCGAGCTCAAGGGGCGGGAACTCGGCATCGACCTGGGCGATGACCGGGAGTTGGTGGGCCGGGTGGTCGCCCGGGTCAAGGAGAGGGAGTCGGCCGGCTACACCTACGAAGCCGCCGACGCCAGCTTCGAGCTGCTGCTGCGGGCCGAGGTGGCGGGCGGCCCGCTCCGGTACTTCCGCACCGAGTCCTGGCGGGCCATCGCCGAGGACAGGCCCGACGGCAGCCACGCCAACGAGGCCACGGTCAAGCTGTGGGCCAAGGGCGAGAGGATCGTCGCCACGGCCGAGGGCAACGGTCCGGTCAACGCCCTGGACCGGGCCCTCAGGGTCGCGCTGGAGCGGATCCATCCCGAACTGGTCCGGCTGGACCTGGTCGACTACAAGGTCCGCATCCTGGAGGGTCGGCACGGAACCCAGTCCACCACCCGCGTGTTGATCACGACCTCCGACGGCGAGGCGGAGTGGTCGACGGTGGGGGTCGCCGACAACGTGATCGCCGCTTCCTGGCAGGCGTTGGAGGACGCCTACACCTACGGCCTGCTCCGTGCGGGGGTCGTCCCCACCGGCTGA
- a CDS encoding branched-chain amino acid aminotransferase, translating into MTTPTIVLKPSAHPRSDAERREILAEPGFGRHFTDHMVTIKWSEGRGWHDGELVPYGPLALDPATMVLHYAQEIFEGLKAYRRPDGSVATFRPERNARRFRSSARRLGMPELPVETFVEACDVLVRQDRAWVPDHGGEGSLYLRPFMIASEVGLGVRPASEYLFLVIASPAGSYFPSGVKPVSIWVSEDRVRAVPGGMGDAKTGGNYAASLRAQAEAAAEGCDQVCYLDAAERRWVEELGGMNLYFVYGDRIVTPSLTGSFLEGVTRDSLLTVARDLGYEAEEDRIALDQWQRDGESGALTEVFACGTAAVITPVGTVKRTGAEWRHSGGEPGPVTMRLRRALLDIQRGAAEDRHGWMHRVL; encoded by the coding sequence ATGACGACGCCCACGATCGTGCTCAAGCCCTCCGCTCACCCGCGTTCGGACGCCGAGCGGCGCGAGATCCTGGCCGAGCCCGGGTTCGGCCGGCACTTCACCGACCACATGGTGACGATCAAGTGGAGCGAGGGGCGCGGGTGGCATGACGGCGAACTCGTCCCCTACGGGCCGCTCGCCCTCGACCCGGCCACCATGGTCCTGCACTACGCGCAGGAGATCTTCGAGGGGCTGAAGGCCTACCGTCGGCCCGACGGGTCCGTCGCGACTTTCCGTCCGGAGCGCAACGCCCGGCGGTTCCGGTCGTCCGCGCGCAGGCTCGGCATGCCCGAGCTGCCGGTGGAGACGTTCGTCGAGGCGTGTGACGTCCTGGTGCGTCAGGACAGGGCCTGGGTGCCCGACCACGGAGGGGAGGGCTCCCTCTACCTGCGCCCGTTCATGATCGCCTCCGAGGTGGGCCTCGGGGTCCGGCCCGCCTCCGAGTACCTCTTCCTGGTCATCGCCTCGCCCGCGGGTTCCTACTTCCCGAGCGGGGTCAAGCCGGTGTCGATCTGGGTCTCCGAGGACCGGGTCCGTGCCGTGCCCGGAGGCATGGGAGACGCCAAGACCGGCGGCAACTACGCGGCGTCGCTGCGCGCCCAGGCCGAGGCCGCGGCGGAGGGCTGCGACCAGGTCTGCTACCTCGACGCGGCGGAGCGCCGCTGGGTCGAGGAGCTCGGCGGGATGAACCTGTACTTCGTGTACGGGGACCGGATCGTCACCCCCTCGCTCACCGGCTCGTTCCTGGAGGGCGTCACCCGTGACTCGCTGCTCACGGTGGCCCGGGACCTCGGCTACGAGGCGGAGGAGGACCGGATCGCCCTCGATCAGTGGCAGCGGGACGGCGAGAGCGGCGCCCTCACGGAGGTCTTCGCCTGCGGCACCGCCGCGGTGATCACCCCGGTGGGCACCGTGAAGCGGACGGGCGCGGAGTGGCGGCACAGTGGCGGAGAGCCGGGCCCGGTCACCATGCGGCTGCGCCGGGCCCTGCTCGACATCCAGCGGGGCGCCGCGGAGGACCGGCACGGCTGGATGCACCGGGTCCTCTGA
- a CDS encoding 3-isopropylmalate dehydrogenase codes for MSRNIDLAVIPGDGIGQEVVAEALKVLSAVLADDVKLEATEYDFGARRYHATGETLTEADLAALRRHDVLLLGAIGDPSVPSGVLERGFLLKLRFAFDHHVNLRPARLLPGVATPLAGQPEIDFVVVREGTEGPYTGNGGTVRRGTPYEVATEVSVNTAYGVERVVRDAFDRARSRRRKKLSLIHKNNVLAFAGRLWTDVFERVATEYPDVTTEYLHIDAATIYMVTQPERFDVIVTDNLFGDIVTDLAAAVSGGIGVAASGNINPSGDFPSMFEPVHGSAPDIAGQGVADPTATVLSVALLLRHLGYEAEAVRVEEAVAADLSGRAGRPARSTRDIGDALAAAVAG; via the coding sequence ATGTCGCGCAACATCGATCTCGCAGTGATCCCGGGTGACGGCATCGGCCAGGAGGTCGTGGCCGAGGCTCTGAAGGTGCTCTCGGCCGTCCTCGCCGACGACGTGAAACTGGAGGCGACCGAATACGACTTCGGGGCCCGCCGCTACCACGCCACCGGCGAGACCCTCACCGAGGCCGACCTGGCGGCCCTGCGGCGTCACGACGTCCTGCTGCTCGGGGCGATCGGCGACCCGTCCGTGCCGTCGGGGGTGCTGGAACGCGGCTTCCTGCTCAAGCTGCGCTTCGCCTTCGACCACCACGTCAACCTCCGCCCCGCGAGGCTCCTGCCCGGTGTGGCCACTCCGCTGGCCGGTCAGCCCGAGATCGACTTCGTGGTCGTCCGTGAGGGCACGGAAGGCCCCTACACGGGGAACGGCGGCACGGTCCGCCGGGGCACCCCGTACGAAGTGGCCACCGAGGTCTCGGTGAACACCGCCTACGGGGTCGAGCGCGTGGTCCGGGACGCCTTCGACCGGGCCCGCTCGCGCCGCCGGAAGAAGCTCTCGCTGATCCACAAGAACAACGTGCTCGCCTTCGCGGGCCGGCTGTGGACCGACGTCTTCGAGCGAGTCGCCACCGAGTACCCGGATGTCACCACCGAGTACCTCCACATCGACGCCGCGACCATCTACATGGTCACCCAACCGGAGCGGTTCGACGTGATCGTCACCGACAACCTCTTCGGCGACATCGTCACCGATCTCGCCGCGGCGGTCTCGGGCGGCATCGGGGTCGCGGCCAGCGGGAACATCAACCCCTCCGGGGACTTCCCGTCCATGTTCGAGCCCGTGCACGGCTCGGCCCCCGACATCGCCGGCCAAGGCGTCGCCGACCCCACCGCGACGGTCCTTTCCGTCGCCCTGCTGCTGCGCCACCTCGGGTACGAGGCCGAGGCCGTGCGTGTGGAGGAGGCCGTGGCCGCGGACCTGTCGGGGCGTGCCGGGAGGCCCGCCCGTTCCACGCGCGACATCGGGGACGCCCTCGCCGCGGCCGTGGCCGGCTGA
- the pruA gene encoding L-glutamate gamma-semialdehyde dehydrogenase — MDAVTQVPTPVNEPVHGYAPGSPERARLEARLRELAEHPIDLPCTIGGERRMGGGERVDVVQPHNHKARLGTYANATRQDAQDAVDAALAAAPAWRAMAFDDRAAIILRAAELLAGPWRETLAASTMLGQSKTAQQAEIDTPCELIDFWRFNVSYARRILAEQPPANSPGVWNRLDHRPLEGFVYAITPFNFTAIAGNLPTAPALMGNVVVWKPSPTQTHAAVLLMRLLEEAGLPKGVINLVTGDGVEVSEVALTHRDLAGIHFTGSTRTFQYLWKTVGENIDKYRTYPRLVGETGGKDFLVAHPSADPAVLKTALTRGAFEYQGQKCSATSRAYIPASLWNSGFREEFAAEVDGLTMGDVTDLSNFMGALIDERAFAKNRTAIERAREDETCAIVAGGSYDDSVGYFVRPTVIECADPENEVFRTEYFGPVLAVHVYDDAVPGAYDAMLTQMESVSDYALTGSVIARDRAAAAHTMERLRYAAGNFYINDKSTGAVVGQQPFGGGRASGTDDKAGAPQNLMRWTLTRAVKETLVPPTDYRYPHMG, encoded by the coding sequence ATGGACGCTGTGACCCAGGTCCCCACCCCCGTCAACGAGCCGGTGCACGGCTACGCGCCCGGCTCCCCCGAGCGCGCCCGGCTGGAGGCCAGGCTTCGGGAGCTGGCCGAGCACCCGATCGACCTTCCCTGCACCATCGGCGGCGAGCGGCGCATGGGCGGCGGCGAGCGCGTCGACGTCGTGCAGCCGCACAACCACAAGGCGCGCCTGGGTACCTACGCCAACGCCACCAGGCAGGACGCCCAGGACGCCGTGGACGCGGCTCTGGCCGCCGCCCCGGCCTGGCGGGCCATGGCCTTCGACGACCGAGCCGCGATCATCCTGCGCGCCGCCGAGCTGCTGGCGGGACCGTGGCGCGAGACGCTGGCGGCCTCCACCATGCTGGGCCAGTCCAAGACGGCCCAGCAGGCGGAGATCGACACTCCCTGCGAACTGATCGACTTCTGGCGGTTCAACGTCTCCTACGCCCGTCGCATCCTGGCCGAGCAGCCACCGGCCAACTCGCCCGGCGTGTGGAACCGGTTGGACCACCGGCCGTTGGAGGGCTTCGTCTACGCGATCACCCCGTTCAACTTCACCGCCATCGCCGGCAACCTGCCCACCGCCCCGGCGCTGATGGGCAATGTCGTGGTCTGGAAGCCGTCGCCCACGCAGACCCACGCCGCCGTGCTGCTGATGCGGCTGTTGGAGGAGGCGGGGTTGCCCAAGGGCGTGATCAACCTTGTCACCGGTGACGGCGTCGAGGTGTCCGAGGTGGCCCTGACCCACCGTGACCTCGCGGGCATCCACTTCACCGGATCCACTCGGACCTTCCAGTACCTGTGGAAGACGGTGGGCGAGAACATCGACAAGTACCGCACCTACCCACGCCTGGTGGGCGAGACCGGCGGCAAGGACTTCCTGGTCGCCCATCCGTCGGCCGATCCGGCGGTGCTGAAGACCGCCCTGACCCGGGGGGCGTTCGAGTACCAGGGGCAGAAATGCAGCGCGACCTCGCGCGCCTACATCCCGGCCTCGCTGTGGAACTCCGGTTTCCGTGAGGAGTTCGCCGCCGAGGTCGACGGGCTCACCATGGGAGACGTCACCGATCTGTCGAACTTCATGGGCGCCCTGATCGACGAACGGGCCTTCGCCAAGAACCGGACGGCCATCGAGCGGGCCCGGGAGGACGAGACGTGTGCGATCGTCGCCGGCGGTTCGTACGACGACTCCGTCGGCTACTTCGTCCGTCCGACGGTCATCGAGTGCGCCGACCCGGAGAACGAGGTGTTCCGTACCGAGTACTTCGGCCCCGTGCTCGCCGTGCACGTCTACGACGACGCCGTGCCGGGGGCGTACGACGCGATGCTCACCCAGATGGAGTCCGTCTCCGACTACGCCCTCACCGGTTCCGTCATCGCGCGGGACCGCGCGGCGGCGGCGCACACCATGGAGAGGTTGCGCTACGCGGCGGGCAACTTCTACATCAACGACAAGTCGACCGGCGCCGTCGTCGGACAGCAGCCCTTCGGCGGCGGCCGGGCCTCGGGCACGGACGACAAGGCGGGCGCGCCGCAGAACCTGATGCGGTGGACGCTCACCCGGGCCGTCAAGGAGACGCTCGTCCCGCCGACCGACTACCGCTACCCGCACATGGGCTGA
- a CDS encoding proline dehydrogenase family protein: protein MLGPVILAASRSDRMRRLVSAAPVTGQVVDRFVPAETVDEVLPVVRRLADRGLGVTLDVVGEDVTRPEQAQAARDAYLELIERLGPLALGARAELSVKLSMFGQGLPDGPALALRNVRTVVEAAAGIGTTVTLDAEDHTTLDTMFAIHAELRDDAPQTGCVVQSSLFRTEADARRLAASGSRVRLVKGAYKEPARVAHQHRHEIDKAYVRVLRTLMEGDGYPMIGSHDPRLITIAQELARRAGRKPDEYEFQMLYGIRGEEQERLAAEGHRMRVYTAYGTDWYGYFMRRLAEKPANLRFFVRSMATRG, encoded by the coding sequence GTGCTGGGTCCCGTGATTCTCGCCGCGTCGCGCAGCGACCGGATGCGTCGCCTGGTCTCGGCGGCGCCCGTGACCGGGCAGGTCGTGGACCGCTTCGTCCCCGCGGAGACCGTGGACGAGGTCCTGCCCGTCGTTCGGCGTCTCGCCGACCGGGGGCTGGGGGTGACGCTGGACGTCGTCGGCGAGGATGTCACCCGCCCCGAACAGGCGCAGGCCGCGCGCGACGCCTATCTGGAGCTGATCGAACGGCTGGGCCCGCTCGCTCTGGGCGCGCGCGCCGAGCTGTCCGTCAAGCTCTCGATGTTCGGCCAGGGCCTGCCCGACGGTCCGGCACTGGCCCTGAGGAACGTCCGGACCGTCGTCGAGGCGGCGGCCGGCATCGGCACCACGGTCACCCTGGACGCCGAGGATCACACCACCCTCGACACCATGTTCGCCATCCACGCGGAGCTGCGCGACGACGCGCCGCAGACGGGGTGCGTCGTCCAGTCCTCTCTCTTCCGCACCGAGGCCGACGCCCGTCGGCTCGCCGCGAGCGGCAGCCGCGTACGGTTGGTGAAGGGGGCGTACAAGGAGCCGGCGCGGGTCGCCCACCAGCACCGGCACGAGATCGACAAGGCGTATGTCCGTGTCCTGAGGACGCTGATGGAGGGCGACGGGTATCCGATGATCGGATCCCACGACCCCCGTCTCATCACCATCGCCCAGGAACTCGCCCGCCGCGCCGGACGCAAGCCCGACGAGTACGAGTTCCAGATGCTGTACGGCATCCGAGGCGAGGAGCAGGAGCGGCTCGCCGCGGAGGGCCACCGGATGCGCGTCTACACGGCCTACGGCACCGACTGGTACGGGTACTTCATGCGCCGTCTCGCGGAGAAGCCGGCGAACCTGCGCTTCTTCGTCCGCTCGATGGCGACCAGGGGCTGA